The genome window tctccacagagACCACTCCTAACTACACAGCTAACAGTTGCTGGTCATGAACCCAGTGTTCTGCTGGGGCGGAGGCAGGTGGGACTCACGAGACGACGGTGTTGGTGGAGACGATGTACTCCACCTCCTTGGTCCAGGGGTTCATGAAGCTGAACCAGCGACTCCTCAGCGTGATGAACGAGCCGTCTTTGATCTTGAACTTATAACAGTTGGTGTTGATCTTCTCCCTCATCTGCAGCACTGCAGACCAGAGCACAGCTCGGCGTTACACTGATGTACCCTTTAGGCGTCTCCCATAGACGTCCTCTGGGCCATATGGAAGTtaggatggaggtgaggtacCTTGTCTGTGACACTCTGCCAGATGACCGATGTCATCCTGGTGGAAGTACTCGTAGAACGACGTCCCTAAGAGCTCCTGGGGCAGGTAGGCTAGGATGGCTGTAgccctggaggggagagggggatggatggattaatggagaagaggggaatggatggatggaggaggggagagggagatggatggaggatgaaggagagaagggattgAGTGTCGATTTGAAATACGAAACGAAGAGTTCCGAAACATgttgggagagcgagagaggttgGAACCGCCTTGACTCCCAGAACTCACCTCTGGTCCACGAACACAAACTTGCCGTCGATGGCGTGCCGGGAGACGTACTCGGTGGGCTTGACGCGGATGTCGATGTGGGCGGGCTGGGGGATGATATGGGGGTGCAAGCGCCCGATGGCCACCAGGCAGCTGAGGTTGCAGCCCTCGTTGTCGGGCTCGTTGTCCTCGTCCAGACCCATCTTGGTGGGGGGCCAGCTCTTCAGGTAGCCCGTACTGTGGATGGTGCAGAAGCTCTTCCTGTCCGCTGGGAAGAGATGAGAGCACCATGAAAACATGGGAACATTACAATATTGGCCTTGTGGAATTTAGTTTTAATtagttttaattaatttaattaattcattttatttatatataaaatcaTATTGTTATCTTTTAGATATACATTTATTTGGCATTTTTCCTGTACATAAATTAATTACAAAGTCTCACATAGTTGTGTTTGCAGCCTACTGAGTAATTAAACCTAGTGTGGACCACAGATAAGACACATCTCTACCTTTCTTCTTGGAGCAGGTGGAAGGGAAGTCCTTGTCCTCCATCTTGACGGAGGGCCTGTTGCACTTCATCCTGCAGAAGAAGGAGCGCCGGGCCCCGGAGCAGAGCCGGGACGGGCTGGGGGTGATGTCCGTCTTCACCGGGAGACCCgctggacaggggagggggcacAATGACATCAGACCACCACCCAagccaacatcctgtgtcactATCTATCTGTCAGGGTGGAGTTGAGGGGAGGTAAGGGGGTCATTCTGTTTTTACTGTCAGGCCtaggcaggagagagacagaaagagagcgtaAGGAAAGAGTGTGgaaaagggagggagcgagcgaaggagaagaagggaggaggcttCCGTTTGAGAGGTGAGACGAGAGGCGGTTTACTTTTGGCGTCTATGAGTCGTTCCCTCGGGGCCGTGTCTGAGGAGGACAGCTGCTCCTTCACCTTGGCGATGTCCTTCGGGTGCAGGTAGTCAAACAGGCTCTGGCCAATCAGGTCGTTCTGGCGGggcgagagatgagaggaggagagaaacaggaaaagggGAGGAGTAAAGAAAAAGTGAAGTGATTCGAGCGTAACTTTACAGAAGAAAATTGCGTTCGAAAACAGTCAGGAAGTTGCAAATCCACACTTTCAACACTGACAgctgagagaagtgtgtgtgtgtgtgtcatacctgGCTGTAGTTAAGGATCTTAAAGACGGACTCTGAGACAAAGAGAATCTTCCCGCGATCACATCCCACCACAAACAGGAAGCCATCAGATGCCTAGAGAAACAGCAGAGTCAGCGACACGAGTGGAGGGAGACGATCAGTCAACTGGTGTCGAGTCCTTCTCTCAAAGGCACAACATGGGGGTGCTGCGAGttggggaggaggaagtgatggaCGTACCCTCAGTATCAAGTGCTTCAATTCGTCGTCTGACAGAAAGGAGGGCTTGTAGTTGGCTTCCGTGTAAGGGTTGGCTGCccctgaagaacacacacaaacacaggaaatcCAACCAAGTTACGAACGGTTTAGTAGTTCCACTCAAACGCATAGCTATAGCATTCCTAGCAGGTACTGTCGTAGTCACAGAAACACATGATTTGACCTACACATCGTCTGCTAGCGGTAACTACAAAGTTGACTACTGTATCATGAACCCCTgggcctaataataataaagcatATTTATTTGGCAGATACTCAAGTACTtatacttttatccaaagcgccgTACGGTGATTTAGACCCGAGACCCCTCTAACCAACCACAGAGCTCCACCTATCCCACCTCGCAGGGTCTTCATGTGCTGGACGGCCATGCGCAGCACCGTCAGCTTGTCCAGTTTGCGGGACATGGCGTTGCAGGTGGGAACCAGGGACGCCAGTTCGTCGATGAAGCTGTTCATCTTGTCCCGTCGGCGCTTCTCAATCTGGCTGTGGGCctctctgggggagagagagagacggagagagacagggagagagagaggcagaaagacagagaggttaGCTACTTAGCAAAGCCACCCAGCTGTGGTGATGTTCGTGCTGTTCACGTTCTTCACGCTCTCTAGGATCTTACAGAGGGCTGTATCAAAGCACCTCCCCACCACCAAACACCAGGCTCACTGACGACAGAGAGAGCTTTTCATTCAGAAACTACAAGTAGAGAGAGGCTGCATACCTGGCATTCTTTATCCTTCCATGATGGTCACTGaggaatgaagaaaaaaaaaaaagagatatagaaagagagagattaagatAATGCAGTCGAAGGATGCGGGTTTGGAACCAACCCCATTTGTCTCTTGTATCTCTGCCTCCTAACACACAGGTATTGCAACTATGTAACCGATATAGGTCAGGAAAGCAACACTATGCTATTAATGTGACAATCAAATGAATGTTCATACAATCATTCTGGTGGCGTGAGCTTCTAGCTACCCCATCAACActgttcctgtgtctgtgtgtggcaacTCTTTTATAGGGATGAATAGAAGGTGTGAAAGCTATTCAGACAGCCCACATAAAAACATCTCATATCAAACACAAAATCCAGATCTTCTGCTGTCATAACGAACTTACCCTCCAAGCTTGTCCTTGTCAGAATCCATGTcactgaggaggagaaaaatAAAAGTTAGTTTGCATTCAGTCCATCAGTGACCTCAATGTGTCAGGATTGGAAAAGATGACAGGAAATGTCACTTACTCGAAGGAAAAGCCGTCAATTCTGTCAAGAAAAGAAACGTGATAATTAAATTCCGTCAACACAGCATTGACCATTTAACCTTGTGAGACAGATGGATTTGAGAGATCCCAACCAAGCGAGAATCCATCTTGCCAAGATAAAAAGCTATCCGTTTGTGCCCGAACTTATGGTTTGTACCAATCAGGATCCTATGTGTGGCAGTGGCAGCCACAGGTGGTTGAAGTTAGCCAGGGATAGACGGTGACAGACAGATAGCTAATCCAATCACAAAGTATTTTTTGTGCCTGCCCTTTTCCAAACAGTTTCCAAGGACGACTTCCCAGATAGTTTTGTGTAACTCTGGCCCGTCCGGTTATTAATAAATGGCACTTACAGGAAAGTCAGCACAAGTATGGCCCACATATTCTCAACAATACAAAAGGCAGAATGCGATACCGATAGCATGACTGATAACTTATGAATTGATTAATTTACATAGAATTTACCAGCACGTCAGTGAGTGGGAGTGTAacagtaagcatgtgtgtgtgcgcttgctcACTGGTAGTCAGAGGTGCTGCCCTTCCTCTTGCGTGTGAAGTCCATGCCTGGGGGGTGGATGGAGCTGCTGATGAGGTCAGTGGAGCTGGGAGACATGAACTCATTCATCGTGGAGGTGATGTCCATCCTTTGGTCTGCCATTAGATCATCTGCAATACGTACGCACACTATGTTTAAATAACACCTTATGGACACACTTTACAGTTATATAACAGTGATGAAATTATACTACGAGGGAATAGAAGATGATACCAGCCATAAAAATTATAAACAATGACTATAATATATAAACCCCCCAAAATAATTAATGATTTAGCATACGACATGCATTTATCACCATATTTGTGTGGAATGAGGTCTCTTATGACAACATTGATTGTGACCCTCAAAACGATCAAGACCATCACTACTATGGACAGTAACACAACGGTCCTCTTTAAAACGATCATGATGAATCTCTGAGTGATGACAAGCTACAGCATGGGATGAGATTCAGGATGAGGTTAAGGATGACAGCGATGGGATGAGGTTAAGGATGACAGCGATGGGATGAGGTTAAGGATGACAGCTTTGGGATGAGATTCTGGATGACAGCGATGGGATGAGGTTAAGGTTGACAGCTTTGGGATGAGATTCTGGATGACAGCGATGGGATGAGGTTAAGGTTGACAGCTATGGGATGAGATTCAAGATGACAGCTTTGGGATGAGGTTAAGGATGACAGCTTCGGGATGAGGTTAAGGATGACAGCTATGGGATGAGATTTAAGATGACCGCTATGGGCTGAGGTTAGGGATGACAGCTTTGGGATGAGATTAAGGCTCTTACCACAGATGTTCATAACGTCCTCTGTTTCAAACGCATCTCCTTCCATCCACACGATCAAACTGCTGTGGAAACTGAGACGGGTTGAAAAGTTTCACTTTACAAAAAAATTGTACACTATATGCTGTGATGAAAATGGGTGCTATGCTCAAATAATGCTGCACTGTTTcacaaaatgtttattttatgtatttttcatTACAGAAACATGGGTCTGCACACTAATtatcaaacacaaacaacaggGAAGAGAAAGGACAGGAAAAAATAACCATCTTGTGCCATCAGCAGAACCATGCTCATGGCTCTCCAACACATACTTCCAAAAGTTAGCCAAACAAACTGAACTGGCACTAGACAGGTCTGCTGGttgctgttttttggggggtggagagggacgaCTCCAGTCCCGTCCAGTGGTTATTATACTTTCTGTTGGTCTGTAACTGGAACAGGAAGTTACCTGGGCTTGTGAGAGGcagtcttcctcttcttctctgatGTCTACTTCCCTCTAGATATGGTCCTCTTTCCCCTTTCAGAAAGCCGTTCCACAACAGTCTCAAACCCTGGAACGTAAAGTAATTGTGATTGAATTGAATTTTTGCGGGATTAAAAACACCAATATGGGGCTTAGGCTTCCTGATTTATAGTAGGTATACATGGGGAAAACAAAACGAAAAAATAACTTAAGTACAATTCCACTCGTTTGACACCGCTTCCCAGATTATGGCGTTTATGGGTTATTGTGTCGGTTTAAGAGGCTTCTCCTTTTTAATTCCTTCTAACCTgaatttagaaaaaaaaaactaaaaacgtagcccatttattattattccctGTGTTCAGTGGGACAAAGAACCAGCAAAGCCTCAACACAACACCGGGGCCGACCAGAGGGGAAAGTGGGTCAGCTGAGTCAATCTGTTAGCAGTTGTTTCCCTTCCCTGGTGTTCGTCAGATGGCCTGGTGGTTTTCATCacaaggagcagagggaggcagagggaggcagagggaggcagagaggggtggtAGCCTGGATCAAGACCAGCTTGTGTACATCTTCCTATTCCTTTCAACGGGTGACAGAGCTGTGATTACAAAGCCTATATGTAGCCTAATTCTAGCATCTGGGTAGAACACTGGGGGCAGAGGATATAACTTAAAATAACCCTACTATAATAATTGAACAAATCGGACATCTTGAAATCGTCAATATAATtccaagaaaaagaaaaaaaatcttcttTAAAGTGAGAAAaacaatttaggccattgtaacaTGAACAAGGAAGTGATAGCCAGCCAGCGCATGGCCCGTTCATCCAGTCCATCTGGCTTCAGAGAAGTAGGAAGACAGCCACAGAGACATGACCCCATGACCACTCCACAGAGAAATTACCCTATGACCCCTCCACATGAACATGACCCCTTTACAAGGACATGACCCCTCCACAGACATGACCCCTTTACAAGGACATGACCCCTCCACAGACATGACCCCTCCAAATAGACAttaccccatgacccctccacaGAAACTGTTACCTGAAAAGCTGTAAATGCTAATTGCACCACTTATCCATATTCTTCAGTTAAGAATATAGATACATTGGAAAGCTCACTCATATAAGGCTTTTTAACGCTTGACAGTCAGATAAACATTTTTACAAGAAATCAGACACCCAGatcactgtgcctggtaaatacagaccgttaCTTCACTCTGAACAGCAAAATTGTGTTAGAACTATgctcttctgatccttgattttcttcTGTAGCttctatgcactatttgtatatagctttggataaaagttgcTAAATACATTAAACGTGTATGACCAGGAAGAGACTTAACTTTGACAAACTGTGGCACAACTCACTGCCAATTAAAGGACTAGTCAAACGTACAGCCAATGTTCCCTGGCAAAGTTAGGTCTAGGAGCCATGCCACAAAGCAGCATTGTTGAGCCTAGGACACAAGTACGTCACTTTTTAGCCTAGCCTGGTGTGGTCTGTACTTAGCAACAGAAACACCATGGCGACCCAGTGCAAAGAATGCAAaagcaagaaaaagaaaatggcgCTCTAAAATTGAACTAGGTTATAGTTCACCTAAACTGTTACATGTAAAACCatagcagtgtttcccctaggctTACAGCTTTAGGGGggccctaatataatggtaggggaaacattgCATAGGTTACAAACTCTCAACATATGTAAGTGCATAATTACAAGAATCATAGCCAGAATAGAACACCTTTGAGGTGGAAGCTAATTATTCTTATTAGATATTTGGTCAGTGtgtttaaattacattttatatatTGACcatatgttttatttattttaccaaTTTTGCATATAGGCATCCTACTACAAATAATCAAGGATCATAAGTCCACAGACCTAACCGCGGGTTTCAGTGGTTAGAGAGTGCAACAGTTACATGATCACAACTACAATGTTACATAATTCTGATATGGTAGTGCAATAATTAAAAAAACTGAAAGCTTACATGACAAACCATTTTGCAGTCTGTGTAAGCGAAAGTGCTACAACAAGATCTCAAGTAGACAACATGCAGGAAGGTACTTAATTAAGTAATGTACAGCTTGGGCAGTGCTTGTGGTCCAGTTTCTAAATCGTGTCAACACACAATCAACTCTCAAAATCAGTCCACTTTCCAAGACAAGTTTTTCTGGCTAGATACCGTGAGTGTGACATCTTTAGTCCCTGGATATCTACGAAAAAACGCGATGACGCCAATTAGCGCAACTAAAAAGATGTGGCGTCGGTTGACAGCGCGATGACAGAGTGTGCAAGGCTGTGGTGCGAGGCGAATAGGACACTGGCTAACCTTTGCTAGCCGATGTTTTTGTCTTAAGACAGATTCAAATAACTTGTTACATCTTCAGATATCTGCGTACACTGCTTGGTAGATGATTGCCTCACTTCCAGAGATAGCAAGCCAACCTATTGCCTAGCTACAAGGCATACATTGCGCATAATCACTAGATAGCTTGGCAGTCTGAATTTCAATTTGACATCTAGTTGACGAGGCAAAGTGCCAGAGAAGCACGGAGCTTTATTAGCGCCAATGTTCCCCGCTACAAAGATTACATGTTCAGCCTCCGACCTCAGACATAACTCAGCTCGGGGTGTTATGTCACGGGTATGGCCCAAGCATTAGCTCGCTTGCTACTAGCATTAGCTATATTAGTATAGCTGACATGACCAGTGTAACACATTCGCAAGACGGCTTGTAGTTTATCTCGCTACCCTTCCAGTCCACATACATTAAAGCCCATAAACACTACCATTGTTATCTTGATATTGACAGCTAAATAGCTGAATTGATCTTAAGAAACTGTCTTGATGGCTGGCCTTGCATTGCTAGCGTTAGCCACCGTCCCTCTTTGACCACTAGTGTtaccaccaccatcacacagTAGCAAGTCTGGCTAAATctggaaaaacacacattagaaCGCCTGCCTTTCATCGTCAAAACGGACTATTCCCACCAATGTGAAATGGATGATAATAAACCAATAAGTACTTACA of Osmerus mordax isolate fOsmMor3 chromosome 4, fOsmMor3.pri, whole genome shotgun sequence contains these proteins:
- the bmal1a gene encoding basic helix-loop-helix ARNT like 1a isoform X2; translated protein: MEGDAFETEDVMNICDDLMADQRMDITSTMNEFMSPSSTDLISSSIHPPGMDFTRKRKGSTSDYQIDGFSFDDMDSDKDKLGGDHHGRIKNAREAHSQIEKRRRDKMNSFIDELASLVPTCNAMSRKLDKLTVLRMAVQHMKTLRGAANPYTEANYKPSFLSDDELKHLILRASDGFLFVVGCDRGKILFVSESVFKILNYSQNDLIGQSLFDYLHPKDIAKVKEQLSSSDTAPRERLIDAKTGLPVKTDITPSPSRLCSGARRSFFCRMKCNRPSVKMEDKDFPSTCSKKKADRKSFCTIHSTGYLKSWPPTKMGLDEDNEPDNEGCNLSCLVAIGRLHPHIIPQPAHIDIRVKPTEYVSRHAIDGKFVFVDQRATAILAYLPQELLGTSFYEYFHQDDIGHLAECHRQVLQMREKINTNCYKFKIKDGSFITLRSRWFSFMNPWTKEVEYIVSTNTVVSCGVLEGGDPSYPQSAASPQSMDSVLTSEGGGRRALQTVPGIPGGTRAGAGKIGRMIAEEVMEIQRIRGSSPSSCGSSPLNITSTPPPDTCSPGGKKIQNGGTPDLSLAGVVPGPDSVGYPYSVMSDASHPSIDIMDEPGSSSPSNDEAAMAVIMSLLEADAGLGGPVDFSDLPWPL
- the bmal1a gene encoding basic helix-loop-helix ARNT like 1a isoform X1, whose protein sequence is MIVLKRTVVLLSIVVMVLIVLRVTINVVIRDLIPHKYDDLMADQRMDITSTMNEFMSPSSTDLISSSIHPPGMDFTRKRKGSTSDYQIDGFSFDDMDSDKDKLGGDHHGRIKNAREAHSQIEKRRRDKMNSFIDELASLVPTCNAMSRKLDKLTVLRMAVQHMKTLRGAANPYTEANYKPSFLSDDELKHLILRASDGFLFVVGCDRGKILFVSESVFKILNYSQNDLIGQSLFDYLHPKDIAKVKEQLSSSDTAPRERLIDAKTGLPVKTDITPSPSRLCSGARRSFFCRMKCNRPSVKMEDKDFPSTCSKKKADRKSFCTIHSTGYLKSWPPTKMGLDEDNEPDNEGCNLSCLVAIGRLHPHIIPQPAHIDIRVKPTEYVSRHAIDGKFVFVDQRATAILAYLPQELLGTSFYEYFHQDDIGHLAECHRQVLQMREKINTNCYKFKIKDGSFITLRSRWFSFMNPWTKEVEYIVSTNTVVSCGVLEGGDPSYPQSAASPQSMDSVLTSEGGGRRALQTVPGIPGGTRAGAGKIGRMIAEEVMEIQRIRGSSPSSCGSSPLNITSTPPPDTCSPGGKKIQNGGTPDLSLAGVVPGPDSVGYPYSVMSDASHPSIDIMDEPGSSSPSNDEAAMAVIMSLLEADAGLGGPVDFSDLPWPL